A part of Eubacterium sp. AB3007 genomic DNA contains:
- a CDS encoding DUF4256 domain-containing protein, with translation MIEILKNRFEQNMTRHPDLKWEDVAARLKEAPEALKVLRSMEESGGEPDIIGIDRASGKLIFCDCSVETPSGRRSLCYDDEALKKRKKNPPIGSAVNQAKKMGVSLLTEELYRRLQELAPVDQKTSSWIATPDDIRKLGGALFCERRYNTVFTFHNGADSYYSVRGWRGYITV, from the coding sequence ATGATAGAAATTTTGAAAAACAGGTTTGAGCAGAATATGACGAGGCATCCTGATCTTAAGTGGGAAGATGTGGCTGCTCGGCTGAAAGAGGCTCCAGAGGCGCTGAAAGTGCTGAGAAGTATGGAGGAAAGCGGCGGTGAGCCGGATATTATCGGCATCGACAGGGCAAGCGGGAAGCTGATTTTCTGTGATTGTTCTGTGGAAACTCCATCAGGGAGGAGAAGTCTCTGCTATGATGATGAAGCCTTGAAAAAGCGAAAAAAGAATCCGCCTATAGGGAGTGCAGTGAATCAGGCTAAGAAGATGGGGGTGTCACTGCTAACAGAAGAGCTTTATAGAAGATTGCAGGAGCTTGCTCCGGTCGATCAGAAAACATCATCCTGGATAGCCACTCCAGACGACATCCGCAAGCTGGGTGGAGCTTTGTTCTGCGAGCGTCGTTACAATACTGTTTTTACGTTTCATAACGGTGCTGATTCGTATTATTCTGTGCGTGGATGGCGAGGTTATATAACTGTCTGA
- a CDS encoding N-acetyltransferase, whose amino-acid sequence MEYIRVTKENLGKEHICCAISNNKDVQVSSKKVWLSDRFDEGLVFLKSVERGKCFIEYIPAENAWVPIKADGYMYIDCLWVSGSFKGHGYSTDLLNACIDDSIEKGRKGLCILAASKKKPFLADPKFLKYKGFTVCDEADNGIQLWYLPFVTDADKPHFRECAKHPHIEEKGYVLYYTSQCPFNAKYVPVLEQTAKENAIPFHAIHIKSREEAQNAPTPITNYALFHDGEYITNEQMNEKKFLKLVNA is encoded by the coding sequence ATGGAGTACATCAGAGTTACAAAGGAAAATCTGGGAAAGGAGCATATCTGCTGCGCCATTTCCAACAATAAGGATGTTCAGGTGTCATCGAAGAAGGTGTGGCTGTCCGATAGGTTTGATGAGGGACTTGTCTTTCTGAAAAGCGTGGAGCGCGGAAAGTGCTTTATAGAATATATTCCGGCTGAGAACGCGTGGGTTCCGATCAAGGCTGACGGTTATATGTATATCGATTGCCTGTGGGTGTCCGGGTCCTTCAAAGGTCATGGCTATTCTACTGACTTGCTGAATGCCTGTATTGATGACAGTATAGAAAAAGGAAGGAAGGGACTGTGTATTCTGGCTGCGTCTAAGAAGAAGCCTTTCCTTGCTGATCCCAAATTCCTGAAATATAAAGGGTTTACTGTGTGTGATGAGGCGGATAATGGCATCCAGTTGTGGTACCTGCCTTTTGTGACGGATGCAGACAAGCCCCATTTTCGGGAATGTGCAAAGCATCCTCACATAGAAGAAAAAGGATATGTGCTGTATTACACCAGCCAGTGTCCGTTCAATGCGAAATATGTTCCGGTTTTGGAGCAGACAGCCAAAGAGAATGCCATACCATTCCATGCGATTCATATCAAAAGCAGAGAAGAAGCGCAGAATGCTCCGACGCCGATCACAAATTATGCGCTGTTCCATGACGGGGAATATATTACGAATGAGCAGATGAACGAAAAAAAGTTCCTGAAACTTGTGAATGCATAG
- a CDS encoding TfoX/Sxy family protein: MASTKEYLDFILEQLSDLDEISFRAMMGEYIIYYRGKVVGGIYDDRFLIKPVKSAVAMMPDAEMELPYEGAKEMLLVDDVENREFLYELLEMMYDELPVPKKR; encoded by the coding sequence ATGGCATCAACAAAAGAATACCTGGACTTTATCCTTGAACAGCTATCGGATCTTGATGAAATTAGTTTTAGGGCGATGATGGGAGAATATATCATCTACTATCGCGGCAAGGTGGTCGGCGGCATATATGATGACCGCTTTCTCATCAAGCCTGTGAAATCAGCAGTCGCCATGATGCCGGACGCAGAGATGGAACTGCCATATGAAGGGGCGAAAGAAATGCTCCTCGTGGACGATGTGGAGAACAGGGAGTTTTTATACGAGTTGCTGGAAATGATGTATGATGAGCTGCCTGTTCCGAAAAAGAGATAG
- a CDS encoding diaminopimelate decarboxylase: MNNRTLIEKCAERYDSFYLYDEKGILEALSKLKRCFPDVSFLYSIKCNSNPHVLNCIFGQGLGADAASLGEVLLASEAGLTRNQIYYSAPGKTAKEIEGASTKATLIADSLDEVARIQQVAARTGGVFRVGLRINPDFTFDNSHGLPSKFGIDEEQAVRFLQKYNYENVEINGIHVHLKSQELNPDNLAAYYDKMFGLAKRFYDICGGLEYVNMGSGIGVPYAESDTPLDLPYLGKFVQEHIRKFREICPGTRVIIELGRFAVCKHGVYVTKVLDRKESYGKTFVILKNTMNGFLRPSLAKLVERYTLGLSQTSVEPLFTCANAFQFLPLTEHKEVETVTLVGNLCTAADVIAENVVLPHLECGDCVVITNAGGYAAVLSPMQFSSQDRPVEIFMTQDGELIT; encoded by the coding sequence ATGAACAATCGCACCCTTATAGAAAAATGTGCAGAACGCTACGACAGTTTCTACTTGTATGATGAGAAAGGAATTCTGGAAGCTCTTTCGAAATTGAAGCGGTGTTTTCCGGATGTTTCGTTCTTGTATTCCATCAAATGTAACTCCAATCCCCATGTGTTGAACTGTATTTTCGGTCAGGGACTTGGCGCAGATGCCGCCAGCTTGGGCGAGGTTCTTCTGGCAAGTGAAGCGGGACTGACCAGAAATCAGATATACTATTCTGCCCCCGGGAAAACTGCAAAGGAGATCGAAGGCGCTTCCACAAAAGCCACTTTGATTGCAGACAGTCTGGATGAGGTTGCTCGAATCCAACAGGTTGCTGCACGCACAGGAGGGGTATTCAGAGTTGGCCTTCGCATCAATCCGGATTTTACCTTTGATAACAGCCATGGGCTTCCCTCAAAGTTTGGCATAGACGAAGAACAGGCCGTCCGTTTTCTTCAGAAGTACAACTATGAAAATGTTGAAATCAATGGGATTCATGTTCACCTGAAAAGCCAGGAATTGAATCCTGACAATTTAGCCGCGTATTATGATAAAATGTTTGGACTTGCTAAACGGTTTTATGATATCTGCGGCGGGCTTGAATATGTTAACATGGGATCCGGGATCGGCGTCCCCTATGCAGAATCGGACACTCCGCTGGATCTTCCTTATTTGGGGAAGTTCGTCCAAGAACATATTCGGAAATTCCGGGAAATTTGTCCCGGTACAAGGGTAATCATTGAGCTTGGCCGTTTTGCCGTCTGTAAGCATGGTGTCTATGTGACAAAAGTGCTGGATCGCAAAGAATCCTACGGAAAAACATTTGTGATCCTAAAGAATACCATGAACGGTTTTCTGCGGCCATCGTTGGCCAAGCTGGTTGAACGATACACACTGGGACTCTCGCAAACTTCTGTCGAACCGCTGTTTACCTGCGCGAATGCTTTCCAGTTTCTTCCTTTAACAGAACACAAGGAGGTTGAGACCGTTACACTGGTTGGGAATCTCTGTACTGCTGCTGATGTAATAGCGGAAAACGTTGTTCTGCCGCATCTCGAATGCGGAGATTGCGTTGTCATCACAAATGCAGGCGGCTATGCCGCAGTCTTATCGCCCATGCAGTTTTCCTCGCAGGATCGGCCTGTTGAAATCTTCATGACGCAAGATGGAGAGCTAATAACATGA
- the istA gene encoding IS21 family transposase, giving the protein MSDYKQIRQRFLDGESQRSIARSMGISRNTVKKYCEGEKVPWERKTPERKASVLTEDVLSFICSCLEEDRAEGLKKQKHTARKIYDRLVEEKGFRGGESTVRRAVRDIRGKMPKAFIPLQFDPADAMQVDWGTATVYLDDVRTVVNLFCARLCYSCRPVVLAYRKQNEESFLDAFVKTFHVFGGSTSRVIFDNGKVAVKDGFGKQAKLQDGYSMLSSHYGFDAVFCNPAEGHEKGLVEGLVGWARRNICVPVPRVKSIGELTQLLLARCLRYEDHTIRGRHASVGELFREEQVLLHDLPQYVFETAKCVSSRVNAFSTVRFKTNTYSVPVRYVGHPVSIKGYPETIEIYCNGELISTHARLTGKEQSSYHLSDYLPLLKQRPRAIFDAAPVKQNIPPEVLDQLRSEKGRDNVIDLLEFMANSHAESNDISDPVLVRSVDLHEYDALSIGKEVN; this is encoded by the coding sequence ATGAGCGATTACAAACAGATCCGACAGCGGTTCCTCGATGGCGAGAGCCAACGAAGCATCGCCAGATCCATGGGGATCTCTCGCAATACGGTTAAAAAGTATTGTGAGGGAGAAAAGGTCCCATGGGAGCGTAAAACTCCAGAGCGTAAGGCTTCTGTCCTTACAGAGGACGTTCTTTCCTTCATCTGCTCATGCCTTGAGGAAGACCGAGCAGAAGGATTAAAGAAACAGAAGCACACAGCCCGAAAGATATACGACCGTCTCGTCGAGGAGAAAGGATTCCGGGGCGGGGAATCCACGGTCAGACGCGCAGTCCGTGATATACGCGGTAAGATGCCAAAAGCATTCATACCGCTCCAGTTTGATCCTGCCGATGCCATGCAGGTCGACTGGGGTACGGCAACAGTTTACCTGGATGATGTAAGAACTGTGGTCAACCTGTTCTGCGCACGGCTATGCTACAGTTGTCGTCCTGTCGTGCTCGCATACAGAAAACAGAATGAAGAAAGTTTCCTGGACGCGTTTGTAAAGACCTTCCATGTGTTTGGCGGCTCGACGTCGAGAGTCATCTTCGATAACGGAAAAGTTGCTGTAAAAGATGGCTTCGGCAAACAAGCCAAATTGCAGGATGGATACTCCATGCTCAGCTCACACTACGGGTTCGATGCCGTGTTCTGTAATCCTGCAGAAGGGCACGAAAAGGGCCTTGTAGAAGGCCTCGTCGGATGGGCACGCCGCAATATATGCGTCCCTGTACCAAGGGTAAAGTCCATCGGCGAATTGACCCAACTGCTCCTGGCACGGTGTCTTCGATATGAAGATCACACCATTCGTGGCAGACATGCCTCTGTAGGCGAACTGTTCCGGGAAGAACAGGTCCTTCTGCATGACCTGCCGCAATATGTATTTGAAACTGCGAAATGCGTCTCTTCGCGTGTGAATGCATTTTCTACAGTACGTTTCAAAACGAACACCTACTCTGTTCCGGTCAGATATGTAGGACATCCGGTCAGCATCAAAGGATACCCGGAAACGATCGAGATCTATTGCAATGGCGAATTGATCTCTACACATGCAAGACTTACAGGCAAGGAACAGTCATCATATCACCTGAGTGATTACCTGCCGCTGCTAAAGCAACGACCGCGTGCGATATTCGATGCGGCTCCGGTGAAGCAGAACATTCCTCCCGAAGTCCTGGATCAGTTGCGATCCGAGAAAGGTCGTGACAATGTCATCGATCTGCTGGAATTCATGGCTAACAGTCATGCTGAAAGCAATGACATATCCGATCCCGTGCTCGTCCGGAGTGTTGACCTCCATGAATATGATGCTCTCAGCATCGGAAAGGAGGTGAACTGA
- the istB gene encoding IS21-like element helper ATPase IstB has translation MIDALDEQIKLLSKQLKVPTFARYRKIQEHAGPGSSFGELLLELMYAEREQRQENNNRKRLKQARFPYTKTIDELDLSRYDGKISDLFLSELASCRFIDEKKNLVMIGNPGRGKTHMAIGIGLKACANGKSVLFKNAASLSTELSEAKDNYALGKLEKKIQKVDLLIIDEMGYVSFDRFQSELLFKVIADRSELGSTIVTTNLAFSEWTTLFENTGLVAALVDRLTFKSYVLDMNGNSYRLDHSKAGV, from the coding sequence ATGATCGACGCATTAGATGAACAGATCAAACTGCTTTCTAAACAACTTAAAGTGCCGACATTTGCAAGATATCGCAAGATCCAGGAGCATGCAGGTCCTGGCAGTTCCTTCGGTGAACTTCTCCTGGAATTGATGTATGCCGAACGGGAACAACGCCAGGAAAACAACAATCGCAAAAGATTGAAACAGGCCAGATTCCCATATACAAAGACGATCGATGAACTGGATCTTTCCCGATATGACGGTAAAATATCCGACTTGTTTCTCAGTGAACTTGCCAGCTGCAGGTTCATTGATGAGAAGAAAAATCTCGTCATGATCGGCAATCCCGGGAGGGGCAAGACCCATATGGCTATCGGCATCGGGCTCAAGGCATGTGCCAATGGGAAAAGTGTCTTGTTTAAAAATGCTGCATCCCTTTCAACTGAGCTGTCAGAAGCCAAAGACAACTACGCTTTGGGCAAACTAGAAAAGAAGATCCAGAAAGTCGACCTTCTGATCATCGATGAAATGGGGTATGTAAGTTTTGACCGTTTTCAGTCAGAACTGCTGTTTAAAGTTATTGCTGACAGAAGTGAGCTTGGCAGTACCATTGTCACTACGAATCTTGCTTTTTCAGAGTGGACAACACTCTTTGAAAACACAGGGCTTGTAGCAGCGTTGGTAGACCGCCTTACGTTCAAGTCATATGTACTCGACATGAACGGGAACTCTTATCGGCTTGACCATTCAAAAGCCGGGGTTTAA
- a CDS encoding MFS transporter: protein MDKKRALSGAITFITLMGIVSLFSDMTHEGARSILGEYLNLAGASAATIGFVSGIGELCGYSLRLISGFIADKTKKYWTFVITGYVIQVLAIPALALVPEHGWIWACGLVILERIGKAIKKPAKNTLVSFAASEIGTGKGFAYQEFLDQLGAFLGPVLLFVTALVKGTDDLFTTYRISFAVLLVPAMITIALVLTAKIRYPDPEIFEKQEDKPASFEFRKSFVLFMAAICFFAFGFADFTLITLHSANTGAFNESMLSLLYAGAMAVDAFAALFFGWLYDKVGLKALIISTLCSTFFSCFVFMTGNAWLIGAGIILWGIGMGAQESIMKAAVSGIVPRSMRSTGFGIFETGFGIAWFLGSWLLGALYDLNPVYLVTVSVVSQFLAIAFYALCLRCNKTEC, encoded by the coding sequence ATGGATAAAAAAAGGGCTTTGTCTGGCGCCATAACATTTATAACCCTGATGGGAATCGTAAGTCTGTTTTCGGACATGACTCATGAAGGCGCCAGAAGCATATTGGGCGAATATCTGAACCTCGCAGGGGCATCCGCTGCAACCATCGGATTTGTGTCCGGTATAGGAGAATTGTGCGGGTATTCACTAAGGCTCATATCCGGATTTATAGCAGATAAAACGAAGAAATACTGGACATTTGTTATCACAGGCTATGTAATACAGGTTCTGGCAATTCCTGCACTGGCACTCGTACCTGAACATGGCTGGATTTGGGCCTGCGGTCTTGTGATCCTGGAGCGTATCGGAAAAGCGATAAAAAAGCCTGCCAAAAACACATTGGTAAGCTTTGCGGCAAGCGAGATCGGAACCGGAAAAGGCTTTGCCTATCAGGAGTTTCTGGATCAGCTTGGCGCGTTTCTCGGACCGGTACTGCTTTTTGTAACAGCTCTTGTAAAAGGTACAGACGACCTTTTTACAACATATAGGATCTCTTTTGCGGTACTGCTTGTTCCTGCAATGATCACCATAGCTCTTGTTTTGACAGCAAAGATAAGATACCCTGATCCGGAGATCTTTGAAAAGCAGGAAGATAAACCGGCAAGCTTTGAATTCAGGAAGTCATTTGTTCTGTTCATGGCGGCCATCTGCTTTTTTGCTTTTGGCTTTGCAGACTTCACCCTGATCACACTTCATTCGGCTAATACCGGAGCATTTAATGAATCCATGCTCAGCCTGCTATATGCTGGGGCAATGGCTGTGGATGCCTTTGCTGCACTATTCTTTGGCTGGCTTTATGATAAGGTCGGGCTGAAGGCTCTGATCATTTCCACACTGTGCAGCACATTCTTCTCATGTTTTGTTTTTATGACTGGAAATGCCTGGTTGATCGGAGCTGGGATAATTCTGTGGGGGATTGGAATGGGTGCGCAGGAAAGTATTATGAAAGCAGCTGTCAGCGGAATCGTCCCACGTTCCATGCGAAGCACCGGTTTCGGAATATTTGAGACAGGATTTGGTATTGCGTGGTTTCTGGGCAGTTGGCTTCTCGGTGCCCTGTATGATTTGAATCCTGTGTATCTTGTCACTGTGTCTGTGGTATCACAGTTTCTGGCGATTGCATTTTATGCTTTATGCCTCCGGTGCAATAAGACAGAGTGCTAA
- a CDS encoding GyrI-like domain-containing protein → MAFDYKKEYKEFYMPKNKPSIVTVPSMNYIAVRGHGDPNQEDGEYKQAIGLLYGLAFTIKMSKKGDHQIDGYFDYVVPPLEGFWWQNGVIGVDYTNKDSFQWISVIRLPDFVTKEDFEWAVTEAAAKKKQDFSKVEFFTYDEGLCVQCMHIGFYDDEPATVQLMHDFMEQKGYELDITDKRLHHEIYLSDARKTAPEKLRTVIRHPIKVKGR, encoded by the coding sequence ATGGCTTTTGATTATAAGAAGGAATATAAGGAATTTTACATGCCGAAGAACAAGCCGTCTATCGTGACGGTACCAAGCATGAACTATATTGCCGTTCGCGGACATGGCGACCCGAATCAGGAAGACGGCGAGTACAAACAGGCGATAGGTCTTCTGTATGGTCTTGCTTTCACGATCAAGATGAGTAAGAAGGGTGATCATCAGATTGATGGATATTTTGATTATGTAGTGCCGCCTTTGGAGGGATTCTGGTGGCAGAATGGAGTAATCGGTGTCGATTATACCAATAAGGATTCTTTTCAGTGGATCTCCGTCATCCGTCTGCCGGATTTTGTGACGAAAGAAGATTTTGAATGGGCAGTCACAGAAGCTGCTGCAAAGAAGAAGCAGGACTTTTCAAAGGTTGAGTTTTTTACTTATGATGAAGGGCTTTGCGTACAGTGTATGCATATCGGATTCTACGATGATGAGCCTGCCACGGTACAACTGATGCATGATTTCATGGAACAGAAAGGGTATGAATTAGATATTACCGATAAACGCCTGCATCATGAGATTTATCTGAGCGATGCCAGAAAAACAGCGCCGGAGAAGCTGAGGACGGTGATCCGGCATCCGATAAAAGTGAAGGGGAGATGA